GTGCAGCGTGAGGACGAAGCCGGACAGCACGAAGAAGAACGGCACGCCGCCGCTCGGATCCAGCGGCCAGAACGCATCGGCGGGAAAGAAGGGTGGCAATTGCGAGTGATACAGCACAATCGCGGCGGCTGCGAAAAACCGGGCGCCGGTCAACGCAGGAATATTCACGAGGAGCCCACCCCTCAGGCCTGTTAACGGTACGGTGCTTTGGTAGGCGCCGCGTTGCTTATGCCGAGCCGCCTGTCCGTTTGCAAGGTGTGGCCTTCTGGGGTCGCTTCCGCGATGCGTTCCCTGCCACGTCCCAAATTGGGCGGTGAGGAAGACGCTTCACGGACGTTCGGAACCTCGCCTGCACGCCGGTTGGTCCGTTCGGCCAATGGCCGGCCGGCTGGCCACTGCGGCCCCAACTGCGACCGATGCGCCATGTGGACAGGGGATAGGCCCTGCGTCTTCCAAACTTCATCGATCATGTGTATGATATTTGATAGTCACATTTTCGATTTGTAGTTTGGAGGCATCCATGACGCTCCGCCTTGGCGATACGGTTCCCGACTTCACCGCCCAGACCACCGAGGGGCCCATCAGCTTTCACGAGTGGCTCGGCAATTCGTGGGGCATCCTGTTCTCGCATCCGAAGAACTTCACCCCCGTCTGCACCACCGAGCTGGGGCAGGTGGCGCATCTGAAGGGCGAGTTCGACAAGCGCAACGTGAAGGTCATCGGCCTGTCCGTGGACACGATCGAAAACCATCCGGCCTGGGTCGCGGACATCAAGGACGCCACCGGCGCGAACCTGAATTTCCCGCTCATCGCCGACAGCGACAAGAAGGTCTCCGACCTCTATGACCTGATCCATCCGAATGCGAGCGACACCGCCACCGTGCGGTCCGTCTTCGTCATCGGGCCGGACAAGAAGCTGAAGCTGACGCTGACCTATCCGGCGAGCACGGGCCGCAACTTCCAGGAAATCCTGCGCGTGGTGGATTCGCTCCAGCTCACCGCCCAGCATTCCGTCGCCACGCCGGTGGACTGGAAGCAGGGCGATGACGTCATCATCGTCCCCTCCGTCTCCGACGAGGCGGCCAAGGAGAAGTTCCCGGAAGGCTGGAAGACGGTGAAGCCCTATCTGCGCGTCGTGCGCCAGCCCGGCACCGCCTCCGCCTGACGTACATCCCTTTGCATTAGCGCTGCCGCCTGCTCCTCGGGGCGGCGGCCTTTGCGCAGGTCTGCGCCCGCCGACTTGACCCCTCCTGCCCTCGCGATAGAAGGACAGGAGAGCGATGGCGCCGGCGGCGCGGGGTGCGATGATCTATATCTGCTACGGCGTCACCAAGTCGGCGAGCACCTTCCTCTATCAGCTCACCGAGGAAATCCTGGTGGTGTCCGGCCGCAGCTGCGGGCGCATCCGCCAGCCCGGCAGCGCCAAGCTCGAGAACTATTTCGACCGCATCTCTCCCACCTTCCTCGACCGCATCGCGGCGGCGGCGCGGGGGCGCGACGTGGTGCTGAAGACCCACGGGCCGCTCGATCCGGGTGTGGGCGAGCGCATTGCCTCGGGCGCGGTGAAGGCCTCGGCCAGCATCCGCGACCCGCGCGAAATGGCCATGTCCATGGCGGACAACGGCGCACGGGCGCGCAAGCTGGGCCTCCTGCCGTTTGCCGAGATTCACACGCCCGCCGATGCTATCCATTCCCTTGACGTGCAGATGGACTATTTCACGGCCTGGTCGTCCGTGCCGGGTGTCGAGCTCTTCACCTATAACGAGATCTGCTTCTCCACCGAGGCGGCGATCCGCCGGGTAGCCGCGCATCTTGGGCTCACTGTGAATGCGGCGGCCGTACTGGCGCCCTTCCGCGACGGCTCCATCATCGGCCAGTTCAATGTCGGCAAGCCGCAGCGCTACCGGGAGATGGATGCGCCGACGCAGGCGCTGTTCCTGGAGCGCTATGCCGACCTCTATGCCCGCTTTAATTTCGATGCCGAGATGCCTGAAGCGCCGCCCCCGGTGCTGAAGCCGCGCGGAGCGCTCGGCCACCGCATCGAGAGCACGCGCCGCTATCTGCGCCGGGCCTTCCTCACCCGCAGCATCGGCATCGTCTCCCCATACTGATCGCCGCCTTTTGGCCTTCTCGCGCGGCATGATAGACGAGGGGCGCCGCCGCGCCTGACGACATCGCGGCGATGGAAGGGTGAGGCGAGGCAGTCATGGCAGAGGGCAACAACCAGCTTTCCCGGTTTCTCGGCGGCTCGCCGGTCTCGGTTCTGCTGCGCCTCATCATCCTGTGCATCGTGGTCGGGGTGATCCTCGCCGCGTTGGGCCTCGACCCCGCGCATCTGCTGGAGAGCTTCCGCCGCCTCATCGAGACCGTCTTCTCCCTCGGCTTCGATACGGTGGAGCGCATCTGGCGCTATTTCCTGCTCGGGGCGGTGGTGGTCATCCCGCTGTGGCTGATCTCCCGACTTTTCCGGAGCGGGCGGTGAACGGTCGCCTGTCCCGGTCATGAGCGGGTCCGCCTCCCTTCCGGCCGGGCCGGTCACCCATCGCAGCGTGCTGGCCATCGCCGCGCCCATGACGCTCGCCCATCTCACGACGCCTCTGCTTGGGCTCGTCGCCACCACGGTGGTGGGGCGGCTCGGGGATGCGGCGGCGCTGGGCGGCGTCGCGCTCGGTGCGGTGGTGTTCGATTTCCTGTTCTGGGGCTTCGGCTTCCTGCGCATGGGCACGGTGGGCCTCGCCGCGCAGGCGCTGGGGCGCGGCGATAGCTTGGAACAGCGGGCGGTGCTCGCCCGCGCCCTGCTGCTCGCCTTTGCCTGCGGCGGGGCCATGGTGCTCTTGCAATGGCCCATCGGGCGCCTCGCCCGCCATCTCGCCGGTGCCAGCCCCGCAGCGGATGCGGCGCTTGCCACCTATTACGGCGTGCGCATCTGGGCGGCGCCGGTCAGCCTTGCCAATTACGCCTTGCTCGGCTGGTTCACCGGGCTCGGGCGCACGGGACACGCGCTGGCGCTCCAGGCCGGCATCAACGGCATCAATATCGCGCTCTGCGTGTTGTTCGTCCTCGGACTCGATCGCGGTGTCGAAGGGGCGGCTGAAGCGGCGCTCTGGGCCGAGGCGGCGGGCACGCTCGCCGGCCTGCTGCTCTGCGCCCGCCTGCTCGGCTTCCGGCTGGAGGTGCCCCGCGCCGTGGTGACGGACCGCGCCCGGCTGATGGAGATGTTCGCGCTCAATCGCGACATCATGATCCGCACGGCCGCGCTCCTCGCCGCCTTCGCCTTCTTCGCCGCGCAGGGCGCGCGGGCGGGCGACGTGACGCTCGCAGCCAATGCGCTCCTCAACACCATGGTGCTGCTGTCGGTCTATTTCCTCGACGGATTTGCCACCGCCGCGGAGCAGCTCTGCGGCGCCGCCTCGGGGGCGCGGGACCGCACCGCCTTCTCGACCGCGCTGCGGCTGGTGCTCGGCTGGGGTTATGGCTTTGCCGTGCCGGCGGTCGCCTTCTTCCTGCTGGCGGGCCCCACCATCCTCGGGCTCATGAGCACCAATGGGGAGGTGGTGGCCGAGGCGGTGCGCTATCTGCCCTTTGCCGCTCTGCTGCCGCTCTTCGGCGTCGCGGCCTATGCCTATGACGGCGTCTATGTGGGCGCGCTCTGGTCGCGCGACATGCGCAACCTGATGCTGGCGGCGCTGGCTTTCTATCTCGCCACGTGGTGGGCGCTCAGGCCCTTCGGCAATGCCGGGCTCTGGAGCGCACTGCTCCTTTTCCTCGCGGCGCGGGGCGTGCTTCAGGCATGGCGCCTGCCGGCGCTGGTGCGGCGGACCTTTGCCGAAGGCTGACCGCCTTCAGAGCTGCGGGAAGATGTGCGAGCCGTCGGCCCCCATGGGCAGGGGCTTCACCCACAGGGCGGAAGTCACCGGCAGCGGTGCATAAAGGTGGGGGAACAGCGCCCCACCGCGCGAGGGCTCCCACTTGAGATGCGGGGCTAGGCGCGCGGAATCCACCGCCACCAGCAGCAGGTCGTCCTTGCCGGCGAAGTGCTTGGCCGCCGTCTCGCGCACCTGCTCGGCGGCGGAGAAATGGATGTAGCCGTCGGCGAGGTCCACGGGCGCGCCCTCGAAGCGTCCCGCCGCCTCGGCGGCTTCCCACAGCGTGCGGGGGCAGATCTTGTAGATGATGCAGGGATGGCTCATGCCGCCCATGTAGCCATTTGCATCCGGGCACGCCAGAGGGAGTATCTTTATGCGGTGGAGGACTTGATTCCTGCACCCCGGATCGGCGATACATCCTTTCCTATATATTTTCCACGCGCAGGCGCCCCATGCTGACCCACGGCCAGATCTGGACGGCGATCGACCGGCTCGCCGAGGCCAACGGCCTCTCCGCCTCGGGCCTTGCCAAGCGCGCGGGGCTTGATTCCACCGCCTTCAACCGCTCCAAGCGCATCACCTCCGATGGCCGCCCGCGCTGGCCGTCGACCGAAAGCGTGTCCAAGATTCTCTCCGCGACAAACACGAGCATGCGGGCCTTCCTCGCCCTTCTGGAGGGGGAGGACATCGGCCCCTCCGGCTTCAGCGAGGAGCCGGCGCCGCCCTTCCGGCCGCAGCGTGCCATTCCCCACATCGGCCTCGCGCAGGCGGGTGACGGCGGCTTCTTCGACGATGCCGGCTTTCCGGTGGGCAGCGGCTGGGACGAGATCCTCTTCCCGGAGGTGGAGGACGAGCATGCCTATGCGCTGGAGATTTCCGGCGACAGCATGCTGCCGCTCTACCGGCCCGGCGACCTCGTGGTGGTCTCCCCCGCCGCCTCCGTGCGCAAGGGCGACCGGGTGGTGGTGAAGACCCGTGACGGCGAGGTGCTGGCCAAGGAACTGGTGCGCCGCACCGCCCGCACCGTGGAACTGCGCTCCCTCAATCCGGAATATGAGGGCCGCACGCTGGCCGCCACCGACGTGCTCTGGATCGCCCGCATCATCTGGGCGAGCCAGTAGGATTCAGGCCCCCGCCGCCGGCGCTTCGCCAAGGGCCGAGAGCAGCCGGGCGAGCTTGTCCGGATTGCGGGTGATGAAGATGTCCGTGATGCGCCCGTCCGCAATGGCGAAGGCGGTGGTCTGCATCAGGCCGCCCCGCTCGCGGCTGAGGAAGCCCGGCAGCCCGTCGATGACCAGCGGACGCAGCAGGGCGCCGTGATCGGTGTCCTTCACCGCGAGGCGGGCATAGAGGCGCAGGATGCGCGCAGACCCGATGATGGGATTGCGGAACGCCAGCACCTTGCCGCCACCGTCCGAGCGCAGGGTGGCCGTCTCCGCCAGCAGGCTCCCCAGGGCCGTGACGTCGCCGCTGCGGCTGGCGGTGAAGAAGGCCTGCGCGATGCGCGCGCCTTCCTCTTCCTCCACCTTGTAGCGCGGCCGCGCCT
The Azorhizobium caulinodans ORS 571 genome window above contains:
- a CDS encoding MATE family efflux transporter, which translates into the protein MSGSASLPAGPVTHRSVLAIAAPMTLAHLTTPLLGLVATTVVGRLGDAAALGGVALGAVVFDFLFWGFGFLRMGTVGLAAQALGRGDSLEQRAVLARALLLAFACGGAMVLLQWPIGRLARHLAGASPAADAALATYYGVRIWAAPVSLANYALLGWFTGLGRTGHALALQAGINGINIALCVLFVLGLDRGVEGAAEAALWAEAAGTLAGLLLCARLLGFRLEVPRAVVTDRARLMEMFALNRDIMIRTAALLAAFAFFAAQGARAGDVTLAANALLNTMVLLSVYFLDGFATAAEQLCGAASGARDRTAFSTALRLVLGWGYGFAVPAVAFFLLAGPTILGLMSTNGEVVAEAVRYLPFAALLPLFGVAAYAYDGVYVGALWSRDMRNLMLAALAFYLATWWALRPFGNAGLWSALLLFLAARGVLQAWRLPALVRRTFAEG
- a CDS encoding S24 family peptidase; this translates as MLTHGQIWTAIDRLAEANGLSASGLAKRAGLDSTAFNRSKRITSDGRPRWPSTESVSKILSATNTSMRAFLALLEGEDIGPSGFSEEPAPPFRPQRAIPHIGLAQAGDGGFFDDAGFPVGSGWDEILFPEVEDEHAYALEISGDSMLPLYRPGDLVVVSPAASVRKGDRVVVKTRDGEVLAKELVRRTARTVELRSLNPEYEGRTLAATDVLWIARIIWASQ
- a CDS encoding DUF6460 domain-containing protein, coding for MAEGNNQLSRFLGGSPVSVLLRLIILCIVVGVILAALGLDPAHLLESFRRLIETVFSLGFDTVERIWRYFLLGAVVVIPLWLISRLFRSGR
- a CDS encoding DUF952 domain-containing protein, with translation MSHPCIIYKICPRTLWEAAEAAGRFEGAPVDLADGYIHFSAAEQVRETAAKHFAGKDDLLLVAVDSARLAPHLKWEPSRGGALFPHLYAPLPVTSALWVKPLPMGADGSHIFPQL
- a CDS encoding peroxiredoxin, with protein sequence MTLRLGDTVPDFTAQTTEGPISFHEWLGNSWGILFSHPKNFTPVCTTELGQVAHLKGEFDKRNVKVIGLSVDTIENHPAWVADIKDATGANLNFPLIADSDKKVSDLYDLIHPNASDTATVRSVFVIGPDKKLKLTLTYPASTGRNFQEILRVVDSLQLTAQHSVATPVDWKQGDDVIIVPSVSDEAAKEKFPEGWKTVKPYLRVVRQPGTASA